CCCATGCCGTCCTGGAGCGGATCGGCTCGCGGTCCAACGGCTTTTACACCTCCCAGCTCATCGACATAAACGGCATCCTCGGCGTCGCGCAGGCCAACCTGAACCGCTTCGCCGAAGCGGATCGCTGCCTCGATGTCCTCAAGCGCAAGGAAATGGGGCAGGGCATCCTGGGGCCGGAGCAGCACATCGCCATCGCCCGGGTCTACATGGCGAAGCGGCAGTACCGGGAGGCCCTGGCGGCGATCCAGGACCCGGCGGCCAAAGCGTTCGGTCCGGCCACGGTTTTCTACGACCAGACCTTCCAGGAACTCCCGAAGTTTTTCATCCTGACCAAGTGCCTCTATGAAACGGGACGGATCCGGGAGGCCGGGGAGGGATACGACCAGCTTCTGAGGCATCCCCAGATCAAGCAGGTCGGGGGGCTGTACTGGCCGGTCCTCCTGGACCGCGCAAAGATCGCCCGCGCCGGTGGACAGGACCGGGAGGCCGAGGCGATGCTCCGGGAGGCCGTCGAGGTGATCGAGAAGCAGCGGTCATCCATCCGGTCGGAGGCCGGGCGGATCGGGTACGTCGGCGACAAGCAGGCCGTTTACCAGGAGCTGGTCACGCTCCTCGTGGCCGGGAATCGTCCCGCCGAGGCGTTTGAATACGTGGAGCGCGCCAAGGGCAGGGCACTGGTGGACCTCCTGGCCTCCCAGGACATCCGGCCCCGCACCGGGAGCGCGGAGCAGGTCGGCACCTCCTACCGGGAGCTTGCCCGGGCCGAGCGGGATCTCGGTGTCGTGGCGGATCCCGCGGGTGGAAACGACACGGCACGAACCCGTGGGATCGCCGTCTCCCTGAAGAAGGACCTGGCCTCCCAGGCCCCGGAATTCACTTCTCTCGTGGCCGTTACGGGGACCCCGCTTGGCGAGATCCGGGACCGGCTTGCGCGGGACGAAGCGCTAGTCGAATATTACGAGGCCGGCGGGGAGTGGTTCGTCTTTGTCCTGAAGCGGGACGGCATCGCCGTCAAAGGACTGGGCAAGCCCGACCTGGAAAAGGACGTCCGGGACTTCCGATCGGCGCTGACCAACCCGGCCTCCCGCGATTACCTGGCCCGCTCGCAGAATCTCTACCGGAAGCTGATCCAGCCGGTGTCCGGCCTGCTGGAGGGGTCGCGGCTGACCGTCGTTCCCCACGGGCCGCTGCACTACCTGCCCTTCAGCGCACTGCACTCAGGCCGGGAATACCTCGTCGACCGGGCGGGCATCCGGATCCTGCAGACCGCCGGCATTCTCCGGTTCATTCGCAGCAGGCCCCGGGCGGCGCGGCCGGTGGTTCTTGTCATGGGCAATCCCGATCTGGGGGACCCCAAGTACGATCTGAAGTATGCCCAGGAGGAGGCCAGGGCCATCGCCCGGCTCATGCCCGGCGCCACCCTCCTTCTGCGCGAACGGGCAAAGGCATCCGTCCTCACCGGCCGCGCCGGGCAGTTCGACATGATCCATTTCGCCGCCCACGGCGTCTTCGATCCGGACGATCCGCTCGGCTCGGCGCTGCTCCTGGCCGGGGACGATGCAGGGAGCGGCTGGCTCCGGGCGCGGGATCTGTACAACCTCAACCTGAATGCGGACCTGGTGACGCTCAGCGCCTGCGAGACGGCCCTGGGGAAGATCACGAAGGGCGATGATGTCGTCGGTTTCACCCGGGGCTTTCTCTATGCCGGGGCCGGCTCCATTGTCTCCACGCTCTGGAAGGTGGACGACCGGGCGACGAAGGACCTGATGCTGGATTTTTACGGCCGGATCCTCAAGACGGACAAGGGAGAGGCCCTGAGGCAGGCCCAACGGAACGCCATGAAGAGGCACCCCCATCCGTTCTACTGGGCGTCGTTTCAGTTGACGGGCAATTCCCAGTGACGGGAGCCACGGGGGCGGAGGCGGGTTGAAGGATCGCAGATACCATGAATACTTTCCGGGAGGTGCGGTATGGACGTATTTGAGGCCATCCGGGGACGCAGAAGCTGCCGCCAGTTTCTGCCGGATCCCATCCCCGAGGACAAGATCATGCAGATTCTGGATGCGGCGGTTCGGGCGCCGTCGCCGGCCAACAACCAGCCGTGGGAATTCGTCGTGATCACCAGTCCGGACGTCAAGAGAAGGATCCACGATGAATCACTGGCCGTGAAAAAGGCGCTGTACGAAAAAAGCGGCTGGTCCTGGATCGACCGGTACAGGGCCGATTTTCTGCTCCAGGCGCCGGTCCTCGTCGCGGTCATCGGCGACCCGGAAAAGACGGGAGCCCACAAGTTTCACGAGGGGACGGAAACGGTCTACCAGCATGCCTGCGCCGCGGCGATCCAGAACATGCTGCTGGCGGCGCACGCCCTTGGCCTGGGAAGCCTCTGGTTCACCCTCTTCGACCGGGCGGTCCTGGCGGAGATCCTGGGGATCGGGCCGTCCAGGCTTCCCCTGGCACTGATCTGCCTGGGGCTTCCGTCCGGGGAAACGCTTCAGACACCGCGAAAGGCGGCCGCGGACAGGACCACCTTCATCCGCTGACATCATCGGCCGGTCTCCCGCGGGCATCCGTGCGGTGGATTACCGGTTCTGTTGAGAGGACGCTCCGCTCCTTGGCGGAATGATCCGGTGCATAGCCCTGCCTTCGCAAACGAGAGCGGGATCGACCCCGTTCCCTCCTGTTCCCTTCCTTGACATTCCTCCCGCCACCTTGTAATAAAACGCAAAGAATATGGCATAGTTAGGTTAAAAATAGCATAGATGTCCGTAAGGGAGGTCCTGTATGAATTCATTCACGCTAAACGGGAGAGAGGCGACGTTTACTCCGGGCCAGTCCATCCTGGATGCAGCCCGGGATAACGGTGTCGAAATCCCAACTCTCTGCTTTCTCAAGCAAAATGCCCCCACGGGGGCCTGTCGGGTATGTCTCGTGGAGGTGGCCGGAGCCCGCACCCTCATGGCGTCCTGCTCGACACCGGTGACGCGGGGCATGGAGGTCCAGACGGACACCGAGCGTGTTCACGGCGCCAGAAAGCTGGTCGTGGAGCTCCTCCTGGCCAGCGGTCATCATGACTGCCTGGTCTGCGAGGCCAACGGAAACTGCCGGCTCCAGGATCTTGCCTATCGCTACGGGATCCGGGAACTGAAATTCCCCCGATCCGAGGAGCGGTACCCCGTGGAGGATGAGAATCCCTTCATCGTGCGTGATTTCAGCAGGTGTATCCTCTGCGGACGCTGCGTCCAGGCCTGCAACGAGGTCGTCGTCAACCGGGCGATCAGCCTCGGCTATCGCGGCGCCAGGAGCAAGATCGTCACCGGCGGGGACATGCCCTATCACGAGAGCGAGTGCGTGATGTGCGGCCAGTGCGTGCAGGTCTGCCCGGTCGGGGCGCTGACGGAGAAGAAGGCCACGGGGCTGGGCCGACCCTGGGAAACGGAGAAAATCCGCACGACCTGCCCCTACTGCGGCGTAGGCTGCCAGATTCACCTTCATGTCAGGGACGGCCGGATCGTCAAGGCGACCGGCGTGGAGGAGGCGGAGCCGAATCACGGTCGCCTCTGCGTCAAGGGTCGCTTCGGGTACGACTTCATCTACTCGAAGGAGCGGCTCACGACGCCCCTGATTCGCGAGGGAGAGGGCTTCCGAGAGGCCTCCTGGGACGAGGCGCTCGATCTCGTCGCCGACCGCCTGAAAGAGATCATCGCCAAGCACGGACCGGACAGCGTTGCCGGGGTGAGCTGCGCCCGCAGCCTCAACGAGGACTCCTACCAGATGCAGAAGCTCTTCCGGGCGGTGTTCAAGACGAACAACATAGACCACTGCGCCCGAACCTGACACGCCCCCACCGTCGCCGGTCTGGCGACTGCATTCGGTTCCGGTGCCATGACGAACTCCTTTTCCCACTTCGCCAAGGCGAAGATGATGTTCATCATCGGGTCGAACATGACGGAGGCCCATCCCGTCGCGGCGACCTTCGTCAAGGAGGCCGTCACGGGCGGCGCCCAGCTCATCGTCGTCGACCCGAGAAGAACGCCGCTGTGCGATTTCGCGAAGATCCACGCTCCGATCCGGGTCGGCTCGGACGTGGCCTTCCTCAACGGCCTGATGCACGTCCTCATCCAGGAGGATCTCTATGACAAGGAGTACGTGAACTCCTGCACCACCGGCTTCGACGAGCTGAAGGAGAAGGTGATGGAGTATCCGCCGGAGCGTGCCGCGGAGATCAGCGGGATCCCCGCCGACCGGATCCGCGAGATCGCCCGAACCCTGGCCTCCGTCAAGCCGGCCATGCTCATGTACACGCTCGGCATCACAGAGCACACCTGCGGGGTCAACAACGTCCTGTCCTGCGCGAACCTCCAGATGCTCCTCGGCAACGTCGGCTTCGAGTGCGGCGGCGTGAATCCGCTGCGGGGCCAGAACAACGTCCAGGGGGCCTGCGACATGGGCGCCCTGCCCAACGTCTTCCCCGGGTACCAGAGGGTGGACAATCCCGAGGCGCGGGCGAAGTTCGCAAAAGCCTGGGGCGTGGAGGACCTGCCCGCGAAGCCGGGCCTGATGATTCCCCGGATGATGGACGGCCTGGTGGACGGAAACGTGAAGGCCTTTTACATCTTCGGCGAGAACCTCGCCAATACGGAGCCGGACATCCGGCACGTGGAGCACTGCCTGGAATCGGCGGAGTTCCTGGTCTGCCAGGACATCTTTCCCACTGAGACGACCCGGTTCGCCCACGTGATCCTGCCGGCGGCGGCCTGGAGCGAGAACGATGGAACGTTCACGAGCAGCGAGCGCCGGGTGAACCGCGTCCGCACCGTCCGCCCTGCACCAGGGTCCGCCATGCCCAACTGGTGGATCTTCCGGGAGCTGGCCAAGCGGTTCGGCCATTCCTGGGAATCGGACAGTGCCCGGGAGATCTGGGACAACGAGCTCTCCGCGCTGGCCCCGTCCATGGCCGGCATCAAGTATGCGCGCCTGGAGGAAGACGGCCTCCAGTGGCCCGTCCCGAGCGAGGAGAGCTGCGGGACGACATTCCTTCATCATGACGGATGCTTCACCTGCGGGCTCGGCGTTTTTTCACCGGTCGACTGGACGCCCCCGGCGGAGCAGCCCGACGGCGAGTATCCCTTCGTTCTCAGCACGGGCAGGCGCCTCTACCATTACCATACGCGCACCCAGACGGGGCGCTGCGCCGGCCTGAACGACCTGCTCGGGGAGGAGACCGCCGACATCAGCCCGCAGGACGCGCGGAATCTGGGTATCGGCCACGGGGAGATGATCCGTGTCCGGTCCAGGCGCGGGGATGTGAAGGTCCGGGCGAACGTAACGGGGCAGGTGCCTTCCGGAATGGTCTGGATGGCCTTTCATTTCCGGGAAGCCTGCGCCAACTGGATCACGAATCCGGCCTTCGATCCGATTACGCAGACCGCCGAATACAAGGCCTGCGCGGTGGCAATCGAAAAAATGTAAGGCGGCGGGCTTGGCTCAAACTTGACGAGAGGGGGACGGATTTCAACTCTGTCCCCCTCTCGATTCTGAGGAAGCGGGGCGGAATTGAAATCCGCCCCGTTTCCTATTTCACGGTATAGCCGCGGCCGTCGAGGCAGGCGGCCATCGCCCGCTGGTAATCGGCCCGATCCTTCCGCACCTTGTTCGCGGTTGACGCGCCCGGGGGCTGTGTCGGATCGAACCCTGTCTGGTCGACGGCCCAGCGATGGCAGGCATAGCGGTCGTCGGCCTGCTGCTGCTCACTCTGGCCCTGGCGGGGATAGACGAACAGCTCATCTGCCGCCGGCGGCGCCTGGCTGGCCTCTTCCTTCGGCGGTGCCACGACGACGTAGCCGTTCCCGCGGTTCACGTAATACACCTCGTTGGCATAGTAGTAGGGAGTTCTCCCCACCCAGACCGTCGTATGGTAGGGCGGCAGGAAGGGAACGATCAGCCCCACCGGCGGCGCGACGACCACGAAGTTGGGCCCTGACGGCAGATACCAGGCGCCGTCTGAGAAGTAGTAGCTCAGGCCGCCATAGACGACGACACGGTGACGCGGCGGCAGGACCCGGATATGCCGGCCCCGGTACGGATAGGCCCGGTTGTGGTGATAGCGCATGTCCCGGTACTCCCATTGACCGCGAGGGCCGGGGCGTGGCGGCTGCGCCGGTGCCGTCTCCACGGTCGCCAGGAACAGGACGGACGTAAGGAGGGCCGCCGCCAGCCCGGACAAAATGCTTCTATGTTTCATGAAATTCATCGACATGGCGATTCCCTCCAGCCCGCAGCGGGTCAAACGGAAGCAGGGGCACGGACTGCCCATCCGTTTCTCCGCTTCCGGATAAAAAAATCGAGGGGGCCGGCTTGAGCGACGGCCCCTATTGGACCGTATAGCCCCGTCCTTCCAGACAGGCGGACATGGCGCGCCGGAAGCGGAGCTCCTGTTCCCTGATCTGCGCGTTTTGCGCCTGGCGATCGCGGGCATGGGCCTCCTCGATCTGCCGGAGCTGCTCCTGCCGGGCCGCTTCGGACATCGCCCCGGCAAAGGCACCACCCGCCGCGCCGATCAGGGCCCCTCCGCCGGCGTGCCGGTGGCCGCCGATCAGGGCACCCAGAACCGCCCCGGCAATGGCCATGCGGATGGTCTCGAATCCCGGCGGGGGCAGCGGGACCACCTGGATGCGCTGTTCAATGGGAATGGACGAGCGTCCCGGGTCGAACGCAGTCTGCTTCACCGCCCAGTTGTAGCATTCGTAGTGGTCGCGGGATTGCTGCTCCTCCGTCTGGCCCTCTTTCGGATAGAAATAGACCTGGGTGAGGGGGGGCGTCTTCTGGGCCGCGGCCGTACTTTCCGGAGCAGCCGGTGATGCCTCGCGGTATGGCGCCTGGTGGTAGCAGGCGGACAGGGCGAGAACCAAAAGAAGGGCCGCCAGCACGAAACCGGTCCTGGAAAACCGCCGCCTCCATCCCCTCCTGACAGTCGCTGCCGAACGATCTGGCTTCATTTTCTTGCTCCTTCCGGAATGACCCCGCCGCCCCGATCGGGATGATTCGGCGGCGGGACCCTCTCTATTCGGGCGCATTCCTGCCGTAAAGATTGAACCTGTTTCATGAAAAAAGCAATCCGTATGCCAGGGCCGCATCGCCGCCATGCAATCGGTAGAGATCACTTGTATTTTATCGATTGAACGAGAAGCGGCGACGCGGAGCAAGGGGGATCAACAGGGTAAAAAATACACAACCCAGGTCCCGCGGATGTGCACAAAGTATACACTGCAACCGCTGGCGAACGCCCTTTGCAGGTCTTGCAAAAAGATGATTGAGCGGCTCTTGGGATTGGCATATGATGCGCGCCATGGAAAGGAGCACCGGCCGGTCCGCGGCGGTGCTCCCGGCAGTCAATCAAAGGCAGGCCCCGGAGTCGGGGCTGCAGCCTTTTCCAGGAAGGAGGATGTATGTCTGTTGACGATATTTTCAAGGTGGAAATGGACGGCC
This DNA window, taken from Syntrophales bacterium, encodes the following:
- a CDS encoding CHAT domain-containing protein; this encodes MRKIATGVLWLLVVVMLCGCGALGRDIEVSSLMQKKKHHEAIRMLQGELDAKMEVSSFRLYLLSAAYYEVRDYERLLTTVDLMERRIAGGDAEIYGANLAPYPGIMRGFAYLDQGDFEKAVKAASEAHAVLERIGSRSNGFYTSQLIDINGILGVAQANLNRFAEADRCLDVLKRKEMGQGILGPEQHIAIARVYMAKRQYREALAAIQDPAAKAFGPATVFYDQTFQELPKFFILTKCLYETGRIREAGEGYDQLLRHPQIKQVGGLYWPVLLDRAKIARAGGQDREAEAMLREAVEVIEKQRSSIRSEAGRIGYVGDKQAVYQELVTLLVAGNRPAEAFEYVERAKGRALVDLLASQDIRPRTGSAEQVGTSYRELARAERDLGVVADPAGGNDTARTRGIAVSLKKDLASQAPEFTSLVAVTGTPLGEIRDRLARDEALVEYYEAGGEWFVFVLKRDGIAVKGLGKPDLEKDVRDFRSALTNPASRDYLARSQNLYRKLIQPVSGLLEGSRLTVVPHGPLHYLPFSALHSGREYLVDRAGIRILQTAGILRFIRSRPRAARPVVLVMGNPDLGDPKYDLKYAQEEARAIARLMPGATLLLRERAKASVLTGRAGQFDMIHFAAHGVFDPDDPLGSALLLAGDDAGSGWLRARDLYNLNLNADLVTLSACETALGKITKGDDVVGFTRGFLYAGAGSIVSTLWKVDDRATKDLMLDFYGRILKTDKGEALRQAQRNAMKRHPHPFYWASFQLTGNSQ
- a CDS encoding glycine zipper domain-containing protein produces the protein MKPDRSAATVRRGWRRRFSRTGFVLAALLLVLALSACYHQAPYREASPAAPESTAAAQKTPPLTQVYFYPKEGQTEEQQSRDHYECYNWAVKQTAFDPGRSSIPIEQRIQVVPLPPPGFETIRMAIAGAVLGALIGGHRHAGGGALIGAAGGAFAGAMSEAARQEQLRQIEEAHARDRQAQNAQIREQELRFRRAMSACLEGRGYTVQ
- the fdhF gene encoding formate dehydrogenase subunit alpha, producing MNSFTLNGREATFTPGQSILDAARDNGVEIPTLCFLKQNAPTGACRVCLVEVAGARTLMASCSTPVTRGMEVQTDTERVHGARKLVVELLLASGHHDCLVCEANGNCRLQDLAYRYGIRELKFPRSEERYPVEDENPFIVRDFSRCILCGRCVQACNEVVVNRAISLGYRGARSKIVTGGDMPYHESECVMCGQCVQVCPVGALTEKKATGLGRPWETEKIRTTCPYCGVGCQIHLHVRDGRIVKATGVEEAEPNHGRLCVKGRFGYDFIYSKERLTTPLIREGEGFREASWDEALDLVADRLKEIIAKHGPDSVAGVSCARSLNEDSYQMQKLFRAVFKTNNIDHCARTUHAPTVAGLATAFGSGAMTNSFSHFAKAKMMFIIGSNMTEAHPVAATFVKEAVTGGAQLIVVDPRRTPLCDFAKIHAPIRVGSDVAFLNGLMHVLIQEDLYDKEYVNSCTTGFDELKEKVMEYPPERAAEISGIPADRIREIARTLASVKPAMLMYTLGITEHTCGVNNVLSCANLQMLLGNVGFECGGVNPLRGQNNVQGACDMGALPNVFPGYQRVDNPEARAKFAKAWGVEDLPAKPGLMIPRMMDGLVDGNVKAFYIFGENLANTEPDIRHVEHCLESAEFLVCQDIFPTETTRFAHVILPAAAWSENDGTFTSSERRVNRVRTVRPAPGSAMPNWWIFRELAKRFGHSWESDSAREIWDNELSALAPSMAGIKYARLEEDGLQWPVPSEESCGTTFLHHDGCFTCGLGVFSPVDWTPPAEQPDGEYPFVLSTGRRLYHYHTRTQTGRCAGLNDLLGEETADISPQDARNLGIGHGEMIRVRSRRGDVKVRANVTGQVPSGMVWMAFHFREACANWITNPAFDPITQTAEYKACAVAIEKM
- a CDS encoding nitroreductase family protein, giving the protein MDVFEAIRGRRSCRQFLPDPIPEDKIMQILDAAVRAPSPANNQPWEFVVITSPDVKRRIHDESLAVKKALYEKSGWSWIDRYRADFLLQAPVLVAVIGDPEKTGAHKFHEGTETVYQHACAAAIQNMLLAAHALGLGSLWFTLFDRAVLAEILGIGPSRLPLALICLGLPSGETLQTPRKAAADRTTFIR